In bacterium, the following are encoded in one genomic region:
- a CDS encoding sugar phosphate isomerase/epimerase, whose protein sequence is MGEKIGVIHYNTGDKNLEEFLSWSNRNDIGYVELQRKDVWNEEIKTDMVGKLLNKYKIKISQISCGNDFLQKTDDEFQKQVKIVETMCDIVKELGFNHLRIDGGWPKEGVEEKNYKNLVMKGVAKVVEIAEKKGLYLALDNHGTVTNNYLLQLEIFENIKSKFLGANLDTMNYRWFGYPVEKLTEIYKAIAPYAIHTHLKDGTGSKENYVGKVLGEGEIPVIEAINILKENGYNGVWCIEYEGKDQNIGYEKCFEFLRNLFK, encoded by the coding sequence ATGGGAGAAAAAATAGGAGTTATTCATTACAATACAGGAGATAAAAATTTAGAAGAATTTTTGTCATGGAGCAATAGAAATGATATTGGTTATGTTGAATTACAGAGAAAAGATGTCTGGAATGAAGAAATTAAGACAGATATGGTTGGGAAATTATTGAATAAATATAAAATAAAAATAAGTCAGATAAGTTGTGGAAATGATTTTCTTCAGAAAACAGATGATGAATTTCAAAAGCAGGTAAAAATTGTTGAAACGATGTGTGATATTGTAAAAGAATTGGGATTTAACCATTTAAGAATTGATGGTGGCTGGCCAAAAGAAGGAGTTGAAGAGAAAAATTATAAAAATTTAGTTATGAAAGGAGTTGCAAAAGTTGTTGAAATTGCAGAAAAAAAAGGTTTATATCTTGCTCTTGATAATCATGGAACTGTTACAAATAATTATCTTTTACAATTAGAAATTTTTGAGAATATAAAATCAAAATTTTTAGGAGCAAATCTTGACACAATGAATTATAGATGGTTTGGATATCCTGTTGAAAAATTAACTGAAATATATAAAGCAATTGCTCCTTACGCAATTCATACCCATCTAAAAGATGGAACTGGCTCAAAAGAAAATTATGTAGGAAAGGTTCTTGGAGAAGGAGAAATTCCTGTTATAGAAGCAATAAATATATTAAAAGAAAATGGATATAATGGTGTTTGGTGTATTGAATATGAAGGGAAAGACCAGAATATTGGTTATGAGAAATGTTTTGAGTTTTTAAGAAATTTATTTAAGTAA
- a CDS encoding PD-(D/E)XK nuclease family protein: MGNKIYLSPSTLNIYRECPKCFYLHIHYGIQRPRGPMPSITIGLDSIIKKYFEFYRNIGQLPPFLEDKIEGKLITILEKTYYYDINNKYCIFGKLDEAIALNDGTFVPLDHKTRASAPDKVHEAYQLQMSVYTLLLRQNNKKVSNFAYLVYYYPEESKIHNGISFGFKVEKVETDPDEVIKYINEAIECLESPKIPPGGKNCEYCKWVNQIKEYYFFDEVPRIEKNKKLPKIEKKENTETKKDIAENKEKEEDKKKLEENFEKGFLF, encoded by the coding sequence ATGGGAAACAAAATTTATTTATCACCAAGCACATTAAACATTTATAGAGAATGTCCGAAGTGTTTCTATTTGCATATTCATTATGGAATTCAAAGACCAAGAGGGCCAATGCCTTCAATAACAATTGGGCTTGATAGTATTATAAAAAAATATTTTGAATTTTATAGAAACATTGGACAACTTCCCCCTTTTCTTGAAGATAAAATAGAAGGAAAATTAATTACAATACTTGAAAAGACATATTATTATGATATAAATAACAAATATTGTATTTTTGGTAAGTTAGATGAAGCAATTGCTCTTAATGATGGAACTTTTGTTCCTCTTGACCATAAAACAAGGGCAAGTGCACCTGATAAAGTTCATGAGGCATATCAACTGCAAATGAGTGTTTATACTTTACTTTTAAGGCAGAATAATAAGAAGGTTAGCAATTTTGCTTACCTTGTTTATTATTATCCAGAAGAAAGTAAAATACATAATGGTATTTCTTTTGGCTTTAAGGTAGAAAAAGTTGAAACAGACCCAGATGAAGTAATAAAATATATCAATGAAGCAATAGAATGTCTTGAAAGTCCTAAAATCCCGCCAGGTGGAAAAAATTGTGAATATTGTAAATGGGTGAATCAAATAAAAGAGTACTACTTTTTTGATGAAGTTCCAAGAATTGAAAAGAACAAAAAACTACCTAAAATAGAGAAAAAAGAAAATACAGAAACAAAAAAAGATATTGCAGAAAACAAGGAAAAAGAAGAAGATAAAAAGAAACTTGAAGAAAATTTTGAAAAAGGTTTTCTCTTTTGA
- a CDS encoding RnfABCDGE type electron transport complex subunit B — MLTSIMVVAGLGIVFASFLTYFYVKFQSEENPLVSKIQQLLPGANCGACGFAGCNGLAEKLIEGKTTPDKCVLISSENLEKICSLLGIDNMEKKEKKVAKLFCFGGINAKKKFEYSTIKSCSAVKSLFTTNYECQYGCLGYGDCVEVCPVQAINIGENNLPEIDNDLCTGCGKCVEACPKNIIRVIPYGKNVYISCSSYDKGPKVIRACKSGCIGCGKCVNICPKEAIKIENNLAIIDYEKCDNCEKCVSECPRKIIFVSNKKVEIAV; from the coding sequence ATGTTAACTTCAATTATGGTTGTTGCAGGACTTGGCATAGTTTTTGCTTCATTTTTAACTTATTTTTATGTGAAATTTCAATCAGAAGAAAATCCCTTAGTTTCAAAAATTCAGCAATTACTGCCTGGAGCAAATTGTGGTGCTTGTGGTTTTGCTGGTTGTAATGGGCTTGCAGAAAAACTTATAGAAGGGAAAACAACCCCTGATAAATGTGTTCTTATAAGTTCTGAAAATTTAGAAAAAATTTGTTCATTACTTGGAATTGATAATATGGAGAAAAAAGAAAAAAAAGTTGCAAAATTATTTTGTTTTGGAGGAATAAATGCAAAAAAGAAATTTGAATACAGCACAATAAAAAGCTGTTCTGCTGTTAAATCACTTTTCACAACAAATTATGAATGTCAGTATGGATGTCTTGGCTATGGAGATTGTGTTGAAGTATGTCCTGTACAAGCAATAAATATTGGAGAAAATAATCTACCTGAAATAGACAATGATTTATGTACTGGATGTGGCAAGTGTGTGGAGGCATGTCCAAAAAATATTATTCGTGTTATCCCTTATGGAAAAAATGTTTATATTTCCTGTTCTTCTTATGATAAAGGACCAAAAGTTATAAGAGCTTGTAAAAGCGGTTGTATTGGATGTGGCAAATGTGTTAATATATGTCCAAAAGAAGCAATAAAAATTGAAAATAATCTTGCAATTATTGATTATGAAAAATGTGATAATTGTGAAAAATGTGTTAGCGAATGTCCAAGAAAAATAATTTTTGTCTCAAATAAAAAAGTTGAGATTGCTGTCTAA